One region of Fragaria vesca subsp. vesca linkage group LG4, FraVesHawaii_1.0, whole genome shotgun sequence genomic DNA includes:
- the LOC101312920 gene encoding histidine-containing phosphotransfer protein 1-like produces the protein MEVGQMQRQWVDYTKSLFLEGLLDGQFLQLQQLQDDSNPDFVVEVVSLFFDDSEKLLNEITRALEQPGVDFKKIGAHVHQFKGSSSSVGAQRVKNGCIAFRNLCEEQNIEGCIRCLQQLKQEYHLVKNKLETLFAMEQQIVAAGGSIPMLELNF, from the exons ATGGAGGTGGGTCAGATGCAGAGACAGTGGGTTGACTACACTAAGTCCTTGTTTCTGGAG GGGCTTTTGGATGGGCAGTTTTTGCAGCTTCAACAGCTTCAAGATGACAGCAACCCAGATTTTGTTGTGGAAGTTGTATCTCTTTTCTTTGATGATTCTGAGAAGCTTCTCAATGAGATCACCAGAGCTCT AGAGCAGCCAGGTGTAGACTTCAAGAAAATTGGTGCCCATGTTCACCAGTTCAAGGGTAGCAGCTCCAG TGTTGGTGCACAAAGAGTTAAAAATGGCTGCATTGCTTTCCGCAACTTGTGCGAAGAACAGAACATTGAAGG GTGCATCAGATGTCTTCAACAATTAAAGCAAGAGTACCACCTTGTGAAGAACAAGCTTGAAACTCTCTTTGCA ATGGAGCAACAAATTGTGGCAGCTGGTGGGTCAATTCCTATGTTGGAATTAAATTTCTAA
- the LOC101302065 gene encoding uncharacterized protein LOC101302065, whose amino-acid sequence MHHFLPKLCFITSALDLVGVIIKSNPARARQVPSPVDSRSLVVAFSKYGGQKASILQPSSNSLARKSLSIDLMAIKLSPTTVKHFSWRALVVIVVVIGGNLQTAVDGITRRILLDTDVDTDDLFALLYLLKLNRSEFQLEAVTVNANAWTNSGHAVNQIYDMLYMMGRDDVAVGFGGEGGILEDGTIVPNVGGYLPLIDQGTTTAGGCRYRQAIPVGLGGRLDTDTNFGIRKAFLPQGSRRYSPLRQPTAQQVMIDKISAGPKITVFVIGAHTNFAVFLMNNPHLKKNVEHIYVMGGGVRSQNSIGCCPQNSTFCVPEQCGDPGNLFTDYTSNPYAEFNIFGDPFAAYQVIHSGIPVTLVPLDATSTIPITQNFYEAFEKSQATYEAQYSFKSLKMRHDIWSDDQFFNSYFMWDSFTSGVAVSIMQNSHKSSQPENEFAEMEYMNITVITSNEPYGVSDGSNPFFDGHKVPKFNLSKNGVHSGHLQNGLRDPFCVVMNEKGKCKDGYTTQVTGSEAVRVLVATKAKPNKDVASPLNREFFKSFMEVLNSPQQTGRFNFTTQFPFYKEVTYTPDFGNTKLGKPVVFDMDMSAGDFLALLYLLKIPVGVINLKAVLVTPTGWANAATIDVIYDLLHMMGRDDIPVGLGDLFAMKQSDPSFSAVGDCKYVKAIPHGGGGLLDSDTLYGLARDLPRSPRRYTAQNSVKYGAPRDTENPELRQPLALEVWESVVKTLDPGSKITILTNGPLTTLASIISSESKTISLIKEVYIVGGHISRSENDKGNVFSVPSSNAEFNMFLDPLAAKTVFDSSLNITLIPLGIQQRVNSFPKILKRLHSAKNTTPEALFARRLLSRLHRLQQLHHSYHHMETFLGELLGAVLLDGDSHLSQSFKLKHMKVFADDIESRDGEILIYQDEGKLVKVLDTVNAKTFYELFADGLSYSKQSAVLASFEEQKKLWQKPPNQTKPAELAFCS is encoded by the exons ATGCATCATTTCCTGCCAAAACTCTGCTTCATCACAAGCGCTCTTGATCTCGTCGGTGTCATTATCAAATCCAACCCGGCGAGAGCTCGACAAGTTCCTTCTCCGGTAGATTCCAGATCTTTGGTTGTCGCTTTCAGCAAATATGGTGGTCAAAAAGCCTCCATCTTGCAGCCCTCATCAAATTCGTTGGCTAGAAAGTCGCTCTCGATTGATTTGATGGCTATAAAGCTTTCACCTACCACCGTT AAACACTTCTCTTGGAGAGCGCTTGTAGTAATAGTTGTGGTTATCGGAGGTAACTTGCAGACTGCGGTGGATGGAATCACTCGCCGGATTCTTTTGGATACCGACGTCGACACCGATGATTTATTTGCTCTCTTGTACCTCTTGAAGCTTAACAGATCAGAGTTTCAGTTAGAG GCAGTAACAGTGAATGCAAATGCATGGACCAATTCGGGGCATGCAGTAAACCAAATATATGATATGCTTTACATGATGGGACGTGATGATGTTGCTGTTGGATTTGGAGGTGAGGGTGGTATACTAGAAGATGGTACTATTGTCCCAAATGTTGGTGGATATCTTCCATTAATCGATCAG GGGACTACAACAGCAGGAGGATGCAGATATAGACAGGCTATTCCTGTAGGACTTGGAGGTCGATTAGATACCGATACTAATTTTGGCATCCGCAAGGCTTTCCTCCCACAG GGAAGCAGGAGATATAGTCCATTGCGACAACCTACTGCTCAGCAAGTGATGATTGACAAAATATCTGCAGGTCCCAAAATAACTGTGTTTGTTATAGGAGCACATACCAACTTTGCTGTATTCCTTATGAACAATCCACACTTGAAGAAGAATGTTGAGCATATTTATGTGATGGGGGGTGGTGTGAGATCACAGAACTCAATTGGTTGTTGCCCCCAAAATTCTACCTTTTGTGTGCCTGAGCAGTGTGGTGATCCTGGGAACTTGTTCACAGACTATACTAGCAATCCTTATGCAGAGTTCAATATTTTTGGAGACCCTTTTGCTGCTTACCAG GTCATTCATTCAGGAATTCCTGTCACCCTTGTTCCATTGGATGCAACAAGTACCATTCCGATTACTCAAAACTTCTATGAAGCATTTGAGAAGAGTCAGGCTACATATGAAGCACAATATTCCTTCAAGTCCTTGAAAATGCGACATGATATTTGGTCCGACGACCAATTCTTCAAT AGCTATTTTATGTGGGACTCTTTTACATCTGGTGTAGCGGTCTCAATCATGCAAAACTCTCATAAGAGCAGTCAGCCGGAGAATGAATTTGCTGAAATGGAGTACATGAACATAACCGTTATTACTTCAAATGAGCCTTATGGGGTCTCTGATGGCTCCAATCCTTTCTTTGATGGCCATAAAGTTCCGAAATTCAACTTATCCAAAAATGGTGTCCATAGTGGTCACCTCCAAAATGGTCTTAGAGATCCATTTTGCGTTGTGATGAATGAGAAAGGAAAATGCAAG GATGGTTATACAACACAAGTAACAGGTTCAGAGGCTGTGAGAGTACTTGTTGCTACAAAAGCAAAACCAAATAAGGATGTTGCAAGCCCACTTAACAGAGAATTCTTTAAAAGCTTCATGGAA GTTCTAAACAGCCCTCAACAGACAGGGAGATTCAATTTCACAACACAATTTCCTTTCTACAAGGAAGTGACATATACACCAGATTTTGGAAATACTAAACTGGGCAAACCGGTTGTGTTTGACATGGATATGAGTGCTGGAGATTTTCTAGCTTTGCTTTACCTCCTAAAAATTCCTGTTGGAGTGATTAATCTCAAG GCAGTACTAGTGACCCCTACTGGCTGGGCAAATGCTGCAACAATAGATGTCATATATGACTTGCTGCATATGATGGGTCGCGATGACATTCCAGTTGGTCTAGGAGATTTATTTGCTATGAAGCAGTCTGACCCCTCTTTCTCTGCAGTTGGAGACTGCAAATATGTTAAGGCCATCCCTCATGGGGGTGGTGGATTACTAGATTCAGACACTCTCTATGGCCTTGCTCGTGACTTACCTCGAAGCCCAAGAAG GTATACCGCACAGAATTCTGTGAAATATGGAGCCCCAAGAGATACAGAAAACCCTGAACTAAGGCAACCACTAGCATTGGAAGTTTGGGAGTCTGTGGTGAAAACATTGGATCCAGGATCTAAGATTACCATATTGACCAATGGACCATTGACTACTCTAGCAAGTATTATTTCGTCGGAAAGTAAAACTATCTCTCTAATTAAG GAAGTGTATATAGTTGGAGGACATATCAGCCGAAGCGAAAATGATAAAGGAAATGTGTTTTCGGTTCCTTCTAGTAATGCAGAGTTCAATATGTTTCTTGACCCTTTGGCTGCAAAGACAGTGTTTGATTCCTCACTTAATATCACACTCATTCCTCTTGGCATCCAGCAGAGAGTTAATTCTTTTCCAAAAATCTTAAAAAGGCTGCACAGTGCAAAGAATACAACACCAGAAGCACTTTTCGCCCGACGTTTGCTGTCAAGGCTACACCGTTTGCAACAATTGCACCATAGCTATCACCACATG GAAACTTTCTTAGGGGAGCTCCTTGGTGCAGTTCTCTTGGACGGTGATTCTCATCTGAGCCAAAGCTTCAAACTTAAACACATGAAAGTTTTTGCTGATGACATTGAATCTAGAGATGGGGAGATTTTGATTTATCAAGATGAGGGAAAATTGGTCAAAGTATTGGACACAGTAAATGCCAAGACATTTTATGAACTTTTCGCCGACGGGCTAAGTTATTCAAAGCAATCTGCTGTATTAGCAAGTTTTGAAGAGCAAAAAAAATTGTGGCAGAAGCCGCCAAATCAAACCAAGCCTGCAGAGTTGGCATTCTGCTCTTAA
- the LOC101302352 gene encoding uncharacterized protein LOC101302352: MDTTRSPRAFNLFASAFLTFRQSQTHSSSSSSSLFSCAFLPKEIDLHTLTQSLKLYTSTIASRDRFHETHKLRVQNSLLYAVVPAAGLIFIGLGAYAWNLLDLTLEILATGFHRLRKRDLEWTSY; the protein is encoded by the exons ATGGATACAACG AGAAGTCCACGTGCTTTTAATCTGTTTGCCTCTGCCTTTCTAACTTTTCGTCAATCACAGACGCATTCTTCTTCTTCTTCTTCTTCTCTATTCTCTTGTGCTTTCCTTCCAAAAGAGATTGATCTTCATACACTCACCCAAAGCCTTAAGCTCTACACTTCTACCATAGCTTCAAGAGATCGATTCCATGAAACTCACAAACTAAGAGTTCAAAACTCCCTTCTATATGCCGTTGTGCCA GCTGCTGGATTGATATTTATTGGATTGGGTGCTTATGCGTGGAATTTGCTTGACTTGACTTTGGAGATTTTGGCTACTGGTTTCCATAGATTGAG GAAAAGAGACCTTGAGTGGACAAGTTACTGA
- the LOC101313205 gene encoding uncharacterized protein LOC101313205 translates to MLLQKQFYWGVLVVLVVVIGGNLQTVVEGSPRRILLDTDVDTDDFFALLYLLKLNRSEFQLEAVTVNANAWTNAGHAVNQIYDLLYMMGRDDVAVGVGGEGGILEDGTILPNVGGYLPLIDQGTTTAGGCRYRQAIPVGPGGRLDIDTNFGIRKAFLPQGSRRYSPLRQPTAQQVMIDKISAGPKITVFVIGAHTNFAVFLMNNPHLKKNVEHIYVMGGGVRSKNPTGCCPKNSTSCVPEQCGDPGNLFTDYTSNPYAEFNIFGDPFAAYQVIHSGIPVTLVPLDATNTIPITQNFYEAFEKSQTTYEAQYSFKSLKMQHDTWFDDQFFTSYFMWDSFTSGVAVSIMQNSHKSSHPENEFAEMEYMNITVITSNKPYGVSDGSNPFFDGHKVPKFNLSKNGVHSGHVQNGLRDPFCVAKNGKGKCKDGYTTEVTGSEAVRILVATKAKPNKDVASPLNREFFKSFLEVLNSPQQTGKFNFTTQFPFYKEVTYIPNFGNTKLGKPVVFDMDMSAGDFLALLYLLKVPVEVINLKAILVTPTGWANAATIDVIYDLLHMMGRDDILVGRGDLFAMNQSDPSFSAVGDCKYAKAIPHGGGGLLDSDTLYGLARDLPRSPRRYTAQNSVKYGAPRDTENPELRQPLALEVWESVVKTLDPGSKITILTNGPLTTLASIISSKNNTSSLIKEVYIVGGHISHNENDKGNVFSVPSSNAEFNMFLDPLAAKTVFDSSLNITLIPLGIQQRVGSFPKILKRLRNAKKTTPEALFARRLMSRLYRLQQLHHSYHHMETFLGEVLGAVLLDSDSHLSQSFKLKHIKVFADDIESRDGEISIYQDEGKLVKVLDTVNAKTYYELFADRLSDSKQSAVLASFEEQKKLWQKPPNQTEPAE, encoded by the exons ATGCTGTTGCAGAAGCAGTTTTATTGGGGAGTGCTTGTAGTACTAGTTGTGGTTATAGGAGGTAACTTGCAGACTGTGGTGGAGGGAAGCCCTCGCCGGATTCTGTTGGATACCGACGTTGACACGGATGATTTCTTTGCTCTCTTGTACCTCTTGAAGCTTAACAGATCGGAGTTTCAGTTGGAG GCAGTAACAGTGAATGCAAATGCATGGACCAATGCGGGGCATGCAGTAAACCAAATATATGATCTGCTTTACATGATGGGACGTGATGATGTTGCTGTTGGAGTTGGAGGTGAGGGTGGTATACTTGAAGATGGTACCATTCTCCCAAATGTTGGTGGATATCTTCCATTAATTGATCAG GGGACTACAACAGCAGGAGGATGCAGATATAGACAGGCTATTCCTGTAGGACCTGGAGGTCGATTAGATATCGATACTAATTTTGGCATCCGCAAGGCTTTCCTCCCACAG GGGAGCAGGAGATATAGTCCATTGCGACAACCTACTGCTCAGCAAGTGATGATTGACAAAATATCTGCAGGTCCCAAAATAACTGTGTTTGTCATAGGAGCACATACAAACTTTGCCGTATTCCTTATGAACAATCCACACTTGAAGAAGAATGTTGAGCATATTTATGTGATGGGGGGTGGTGTGAGATCAAAGAACCCAACTGGTTGTTGCCCCAAAAATTCTACCTCTTGTGTGCCTGAGCAGTGTGGTGATCCTGGTAACTTGTTCACCGACTATACCAGTAATCCTTATGCAGAGTTCAATATTTTTGGAGACCCTTTTGCTGCTTACCAG GTCATTCATTCAGGAATTCCTGTCACCCTTGTTCCATTGGATGCAACAAATACCATTCCGATCACTCAAAATTTCTATGAAGCATTTGAGAAGAGTCAGACTACATATGAAGCACAATATTCCTTCAAGTCCTTGAAAATGCAACATGATACTTGGTTCGACGACCAATTCTTCACT AGCTATTTTATGTGGGACTCTTTTACATCTGGTGTAGCCGTCTCCATCATGCAAAACTCGCATAAGAGCAGTCATCCGGAGAATGAATTTGCTGAAATGGAGTACATGAACATAACCGTTATTACTTCAAATAAGCCTTATGGGGTCTCTGATGGCTCCAATCCTTTCTTTGATGGCCATAAAGTTCCGAAATTCAACTTATCCAAAAATGGTGTGCATAGTGGTCACGTCCAAAATGGTCTAAGAGATCCATTTTGCGTTGCGAAGAATGGGAAAGGAAAATGCAAG GATGGTTATACAACAGAAGTAACAGGTTCAGAAGCAGTAAGAATACTTGTTGCTACAAAAGCAAAACCAAATAAGGATGTTGCAAGCCCACTTAACAGAGAATTCTTTAAAAGCTTCTTGGAA GTTCTAAACAGCCCTCAACAAACAGGGAAATTCAATTTCACAACACAATTTCCTTTCTACAAGGAAGTGACATATATACCAAATTTTGGAAATACTAAACTGGGCAAACCTGTTGTGTTTGACATGGATATGAGTGCTGGAGATTTCCTAGCTTTGCTTTACCTCCTCAAAGTTCCTGTTGAAGTGATTAATCTCAAG GCAATACTAGTGACCCCTACTGGCTGGGCAAATGCTGCAACAATAGATGTCATATATGACTTGCTGCATATGATGGGTCGCGATGACATTCTAGTTGGTCGAGGAGATTTATTTGCTATGAACCAGTCTGACCCCTCTTTCTCTGCAGTTGGAGACTGCAAATATGCTAAGGCCATCCCTCATGGGGGTGGTGGATTACTAGATTCGGACACTCTCTATGGCCTTGCTCGTGACTTGCCTCGAAGCCCAAGAAG GTATACCGCACAGAATTCTGTGAAATATGGAGCCCCAAGGGACACAGAAAACCCTGAACTAAGGCAACCACTAGCATTGGAAGTTTGGGAGTCTGTGGTGAAAACATTGGATCCAGGATCTAAGATTACCATATTGACCAATGGACCATTGACTACTCTAGCAAGTATTATTTCGTCGAAAAATAACACTAGCTCTCTAATTAAG GAAGTGTATATAGTTGGAGGACATATCAGCCACAACGAAAATGATAAAGGAAATGTGTTTTCGGTTCCTTCTAGTAATGCAGAGTTCAATATGTTTCTTGACCCTTTGGCTGCAAAGACAGTGTTTGATTCCTCACTTAACATCACACTCATTCCTCTTGGCATCCAACAGAGAGTTGGTTCTTTTCCCAAAATCTTAAAAAGGCTGCGCAACGCAAAGAAGACAACACCAGAAGCACTGTTTGCCCGACGTTTGATGTCAAGGCTATACCGTTTGCAACAATTGCACCATAGTTATCACCACATG GAAACTTTCTTAGGGGAGGTCCTTGGTGCAGTTCTCTTGGACAGTGATTCTCATCTGAGCCAAAGCTTCAAACTTAAACACATCAAAGTTTTTGCTGATGACATTGAATCCAGAGATGGGGAGATTTCGATTTATCAAGATGAGGGAAAATTGGTCAAAGTATTGGACACCGTAAATGCCAAGACATACTATGAACTTTTCGCAGACCGGCTAAGTGATTCAAAGCAGTCTGCTGTATTAGCAAGTTTTGAAGAGCAAAAAAAATTGTGGCAGAAGCCGCCAAATCAAACTGAGCCTGCAGAGTAG